GCGGACTTTGAGGAAAAGAAGTAAAATCAGGCTTTAGGAATTAGCTTGTAGCTTTTTAGGAAATTCTAAAATTTCTACAACCTAATTTCTACAACCTACAACCTAATTTATGAAGGATTATTACGAACTACTTGGCGTTTCCAGGAACGCCTCAAAAGAAGACATCAAAAAAGCTTACCGCAAGCTGGCTCATAAATATCATCCGGACAACAAAACCTCCGGCGACGAAAAAAAATTCAAAGAAGTCAGCGAAGCGTATCAGATATTGCAGGACGACCAGAAAAGGGCGGACTATGACACTTACGGCAGGACTTTTGACGGCGGGGCCGGCGGTTACGGCTTCGGCGGTCAGGGCTTTGACTTCGGCGGATTTTCCGGCATGGGCGGGCGCGATTTCGGTTTTGATTTCGGAGATATTTTTGAAAGTTTTTTCGGCGGACAAACGGGCGCCAGGAGGGCGAGGACGAAAAGAGGCGCGGATATCGCCGTTGATCTGGGAATTTCTTTTGAAGAGGCGGTGTTTGGTGTCGAGAGGAAAATAGTCCTATCTAAAACATCCGTCTGCGCTTCATGCAAAGGTTCCGGCGCTGAAGAAGGATATGAGCTGGAGAAATGCCAGGCCTGCCAGGGCGCCGGACGAGTGCACGAATCCCGAAGAACTATTTTCGGCAATATTTCCTCTATGAAGGAGTGTGCCAAATGCGGCGGACGCGGAAGCGTGCCCTCCAAAAAATGTTCGGTCTGCGGCGGCAGGGGTGTCGTTAAAAAAAGCGAAGAAATCACGGTGAAGATTCCGGCGGGAATCAGAGAAGGCGAGGTGATAAACATGCCGATGATGGGCGAGGCGGTTTCCGGCGGTTCTCCGGGTGATTTGTACGTTAAGATAAACGTCGGGAAACACCCGGTTTTCCGCCGCGACGGAAGCAATCTGACGATGGATATGGAAATAAGAATTTCCGAGTCGTTGCTCGGGGCGGAAAAAGAAATTGCCACTCTGGACGGCGCCATCAGCGTCAAAATTCCGGCGGGAATAGATTCGGGGGAAATTTTAAGGGTCCGGGGCAAGGGCGTGCCGTTCGGACAGTCTGCCGGCTCTCGGGGCAGGGGCGACTTAATGATAAGAATTCTGGTGAAAACGCCGAAAAAAATCTCCCGCAAAGCTAAGGAGATTATTGAGGAGCTGAAGAAAGAGGGGTTGTAACCACTTGGACATCCGATGTCTTAACTTCTTATCAGTTTTAATAAATCTCGCTTCGTGATATATTATCCTTATGAACAGTGAATATTTGAGCAAAGAAGG
The DNA window shown above is from Candidatus Paceibacter sp. and carries:
- the dnaJ gene encoding molecular chaperone DnaJ, which produces MKDYYELLGVSRNASKEDIKKAYRKLAHKYHPDNKTSGDEKKFKEVSEAYQILQDDQKRADYDTYGRTFDGGAGGYGFGGQGFDFGGFSGMGGRDFGFDFGDIFESFFGGQTGARRARTKRGADIAVDLGISFEEAVFGVERKIVLSKTSVCASCKGSGAEEGYELEKCQACQGAGRVHESRRTIFGNISSMKECAKCGGRGSVPSKKCSVCGGRGVVKKSEEITVKIPAGIREGEVINMPMMGEAVSGGSPGDLYVKINVGKHPVFRRDGSNLTMDMEIRISESLLGAEKEIATLDGAISVKIPAGIDSGEILRVRGKGVPFGQSAGSRGRGDLMIRILVKTPKKISRKAKEIIEELKKEGL